AAAAAGTCCCGCGCCGCCCAGCCAGCAGGAATCAGCGTCAGAAAGAGGACAGGCAAGCCGGCGGGACCAGCATGTGCCGCGCTGATATCTGGGAGACCCTCAAAGTGAATGACCAGCTGTGTAGGAAGCCAAGTCGCATAGCTGGCGTACAGCACAACGCTGAAAATCGAGGTTGCCAGAAGTGTTGTGAAGACAGTTGTAGTTCTGTCCTGTAGAATGTTTCGATTGGCAACTGCATCAGCAGGCGCATGCGAAAGATTGTGGACGGACGAGGATCGGCGCAGGAGGGCGAATGGGAGCGCTGTTGAGACAATAGTTACCCCATATGCTATGAGTGCAGACGTCGGACGGATGCCATAGAAGAACGATAGGAGAGAGTATGTTGGCAAGTGGGTGAGGAATAAGAACGATGACACATCACGGCCTAGTCGCAACCACAAGGTTAGTCTCTCTACACCGCTTACATATCTGTAGGAACCTCGTGTCCAGACGCAAGGGGCCATTTTGTATGGCAATTGACACTAACCATCAAATCCTAGAGCCCAGGCTGATCCGATCTCCATGGCCCTCCAACCTATTAAGCCCCCAACTTCCCACCATTCTTCAAGGTGTTTGCTGATAGGCCCGAGATCGCCCACCGTCAAGGTGGATGTGAGTGTGAACAGAACAGAGCTCACAGTGAGACTGCTCAGGACGACAAGGATGAAGCGGGCTAGTGATGGGATACACGCCAATCGAGAGGTCTGTGCAGTGGCCGCCATCGCGAGCTCGCGCGCAGATCGCGTGCCCTCGCTCCACGAAAGAGTTCGCTTCTTGGGAGTCTTAGTAGGCATTTTGAGGTTCCCAAATTTGAGGAGCGAGATATTTGAAATGCAGAGTTTAGATCAAAAATCACTGGCAATTGCTTTCACTCAGCTGAAGCttggaagagaaaaaggcgGGTCGAATATTTGGTTAGCGGTGAGCATACGATGATGTCACTATTACTTTTTCACAAATTCAAGGACTCGGCGAGTTCAAATCTGCCACATGATACATTTACATTTACGGTCTCCTCCGTGAATTTAGGTATGACATACTTTACAAACTAACTTACTAATCTTGATCTTCACTTTCACGTTCCGCCACAGCAAGTTCAACTGTCCCACTCTCCCGTCCGCGGTTGTCTCGTACAACGACGCGATACTTGCCGTTGTCCCAGAGATCTTTGAAAGTCAATTCGCGAGTACGGCCAAGACTCTCAATGTCACCAATGCGCTTCAATGTTCCGTCCAGGTGCTTGTCGAAGTTCTCTATAGCACAGATTTCTTGGAAGGCACGTTGCATGGGTACTGAGTCAGCACGCACCACGGCTTGCGAATCAATGGTGAAGATATTTTCGTGATCATAGGATTGGATGAAGTCGGCACGGGTCATGATCTCGCGCGCTTCATGGAGCGGGATTTCGGGCAGGATGtggccttgttcttggtGGTAGTTTGACTccatctctttttctttgtctACCAGCGCTTTCGCCAGAACCATAGCGGCAGACTGTGTCATGGTTTGAATCAGCTTGAGTTGCATCGAAGGAACAGGAAACAGAGGGTCATGTAGTTTGTACTTACAGCGTACTTCTGCTGGTCCATCACATCATCATCCATCTCCATTCCGAGGATCCAGCACTTGTTTAGGAACCATGTTTTTTCGGCTTGGCAAATCTCATCACAGGTCCTCATAACATCATGAGACTTGGCCACGCGGTTCAAGAAGGATAGTCGACCGCCGACTTTGTCATAAACTTGCTCGAGGACCTCGGATGGAAGTGTCTCTTTGTAGAATTGCTGGCGATATTTCTGCAAAGCTCTCATCGCCTTGTCCTTAGGTAGATCTGTCACGGGAATGACCTCCATGCGGGTTGCATAACGCTTCAAGCGTTCGTATACCCAATAGTCATCACTGTTAAGAACTTGAAAGCAACTAAGTAAGCctgtgaaaaaaaatttaaggACGTTTGTCAGAGTCTTACTTGTTGTAACGAGACCACTAGCAGCCCATTGCTCGGCACGCTGCTGGATAATCTCTAGCAAATCCTGTCCGTCGTGGTCGTCTCGAACTAAATGGGTACTGTTGATGATCAGAATAAGAGGAGTTGATCCATTCCGCCTTCTGGTGAGAGCCACTTTCTCTAGCTTGTTGAAGGCGCGTTCAATGTCCAAGAGAGCGGTAGTGTCCCTTGGTCCACGGATGCTAAAAAGGCTGCCGATATAGCTAGGGATTCCCATTAGCGTAATACATTTATGGCGTTGCAATATAAGCTTACTCCTCATGGAACTCGTAGTCCAAAGCTTTGCCCAGTCGAATTCGGAAGATTTCGAGATCAGCATGCGCTTCAAACATCGCACAGCTGTTGCCATTAATCTTGCGCATGGCCTCCAAAAGCATCGAAGTCTTGCCCGTACCCTTTTCACCAATTATTAGATAGTAGTGGCCACTTTGTTTCCCTGCTACAATGTCGTCAATTCTGGATTGCTCGTTGCGAACAACCCAATGTTCCTCATGGCGGTACTTGTGCTTTCCGGACACAACACCCGCAACCTCGAGGGCAGGATCGCCTGGGTTGAACGCATTGTCCATCTTGTCCAAGATCAAGTACTTGTAGTATTGATGATACCAGTATCCGGCCGCACTTGGGAGCAAATTAACCACAGTAACGTATGTCTTAGATAATATAGATTGACCTTACCCTAGAATGGCAATTGATGCCGCCGTGGTTGCTGCAGATTCAAGCATCTTAAGAATCGTAGATTTGAAACTGGGGTCTGAATCGCTGTTACGGCCCTGGCCCTGGCCCTCATCCGAAGCATTCTGATCGGTGGGGTCCGGGGTCATTTGACCGGCGTTCTGGGGGTTTGAGTTGAACCGCTTGGATGTATGTATCACAACGCGGCAG
The nucleotide sequence above comes from Penicillium digitatum chromosome 1, complete sequence. Encoded proteins:
- a CDS encoding glycogen debranching enzyme protein, producing MPTKTPKKRTLSWSEGTRSARELAMAATAQTSRLACIPSLARFILVVLSSLTVSSVLFTLTSTLTVGDLGPISKHLEEWWEVGGLIGWRAMEIGSAWALGFDGRDVSSFLFLTHLPTYSLLSFFYGIRPTSALIAYGVTIVSTALPFALLRRSSSVHNLSHAPADAVANRNILQDRTTTVFTTLLATSIFSVVLYASYATWLPTQLVIHFEGLPDISAAHAGPAGLPVLFLTLIPAGWAARDFLFVSSTGYSTTPTGFTSCCEGENLAAFICRTTWGKLTIKSRVLLSRSILLALGVLLNTIVQVAGTINDVSIEGAATWGAVWAFATLTVGATFGWIEAVDGL
- a CDS encoding AAA ATPase domain protein, with the protein product MLWSRLAQPVRSYARQGLLRPLKIDCRVVIHTSKRFNSNPQNAGQMTPDPTDQNASDEGQGQGRNSDSDPSFKSTILKMLESAATTAASIAILGAAGYWYHQYYKYLILDKMDNAFNPGDPALEVAGVVSGKHKYRHEEHWVVRNEQSRIDDIVAGKQSGHYYLIIGEKGTGKTSMLLEAMRKINGNSCAMFEAHADLEIFRIRLGKALDYEFHEDYIGSLFSIRGPRDTTALLDIERAFNKLEKVALTRRRNGSTPLILIINSTHLVRDDHDGQDLLEIIQQRAEQWAASGLVTTILNSDDYWVYERLKRYATRMEVIPVTDLPKDKAMRALQKYRQQFYKETLPSEVLEQVYDKVGGRLSFLNRVAKSHDVMRTCDEICQAEKTWFLNKCWILGMEMDDDVMDQQKYASAAMVLAKALVDKEKEMESNYHQEQGHILPEIPLHEAREIMTRADFIQSYDHENIFTIDSQAVVRADSVPMQRAFQEICAIENFDKHLDGTLKRIGDIESLGRTRELTFKDLWDNGKYRVVVRDNRGRESGTVELAVAERESEDQD